The genomic interval CTCTGACGGAATTGATCGCGGAGTACCGGCCGAAGGCAGCCTTCGTGTATTCGACCTGCATTGTGGGACTCATCGGAGACGACGTAGAAAGCGTGTGCCGGAGGGTCGAAAGAGAGACGGGGATACGGGTGCTGCCCGTCCACTCCGAAGGATTCAAGGGGACCAAGAAAGACGGTTACAAGGCTGCCTGCGACGCCGTATTCAAGCTCATGGGGACGGACGACGAAACGCCGGTTTCGCCGTTCAGCATCAACATTCTCGGAGAGTTCAATCTGGCCGGGGAAACATGGATCATAAAGGACTATTACCGGCGCATGGGAATCGAAGTCGTCTCGTGCATCACCGGCGACGGCAGGGTGGACGAAATCGCCCGCGCCCACCGAGCGAAGCTGAACGTCGTCCAATGCTCGGGCTCCATGACATCCCTGGCCAAGACGATGAAGGACGAGTACGGAATTCCCTTCATCAGGGTTTCGTATTTCGGCATCGAAGACATGACAAAAGCCCTCTACGACGTCGCCGCCCGTTTCGACGACGAGCTGATAACGCGCAATACGATCGACCTCGTGAGCGACGAAGTCGGACGGCTGCTGCCGCGACTGGAAAAATATCGGGCGAACCTGATAGGAAAAAAAGCGGCGATCTACGTCGGAGGATCGTTTAAATCCTTTTCGCTGGTGAAGGCCCTGCGCCATCTCGGAATGGAGACGGTAGTCGTGGGATCGCAGACCGGATCGGCCGAAGACTACGAGTATCTGAAAGAAATCACGAAAGAAGGAACCATAATCTGCGACGATACGAATCCGCTTGAGCTTTCCTCCTTCATCCTGAACAAGGGTGCGGACCTCCTCATCGGAGGAGTAAAGGAGCGTCCTATCGCCTATAAAATGGGAATCGCGTTTTGCGATCATAATCACGAACGGAAAGAAGCGCTGGCGGGCTATGAAGGAATGATCAACTTCGCACGCGAAGTGCACGACTCGGTCACGAGCCCCGTATGGAAATTTTCTCCGGCGCGCATCCGCGCCCGGATTTCGCCCGATCAGGGAGGCGCGATATGAAAGGAAAGGAATTCGTTTCGACCAGGAACCCCTGCAAGCTCTGCGCTCCGCTGGGAGCCTCCATCGCCTTCCGCGGAATAGAGGGATGCATACCCCTCGTCCACGGTTCCCAGGGCTGCTCTACGTATATCAGACGGTACGGCATCAGCCACTTCCGCGAACCGATCGACATAGCCTCTTCTAACTTTACCGAATCCTCGGCGATATTCGGCGGAGGCGAAAACCTGAAAAACGCCATCGCCAACGTTTCGAAGCAATACGAACCCAAGGCGATCGGCATCGCATCGACCTGCCTCTCGGAAACGATGGGCGAAAACATACCGATGTATCTCTCGCAATACGAAGCCTCGAGAAAAGGCGAGTCCGGAGGGCCGGCAATCTTCTACGCGTCCACGCCGAGCTACAGCGGCACCCATATGGACGGTTTCCATCAGGCGGTGTTCGCCGCGGTGAAAGCCTTCGCCGGAAAGCCGGACGAAAACGGGGAAAACGTGCAAGCCGCTTGCGACGATCAGCCGCCGGCGGACGCGCGAAAAAAGATAAACATCCTCTCCGGCTTTGTTTCCACGGAAGATCTGCGGGAAATCAGGGATATCGTCGAGTCGTTCGGTGCGGACTGCATTCTCGTTCCCGACTACTCGGAAAGCCTCGACGGGTCGAGCTGGGAAACCTATCAAAAACTGCCGGAAGGCGGCACTAAGATCGCCGACATCAGAAACATGAACCGGGCTGCCGGCACGATCTCCTTCGACGTCTCGGCCAGAGAAGACAGGCGCGCGGGTCTGTGGCTCGAAAAGGAATTCGGGGTTCCCTGCGCGCCTCTATACCTACCGGTAGGTATAGAGCAAACAGACAAGTTCTTCGACGAACTCTCCCGCATCAGCGGAAACCCCGTTCCAGAAAAATGGACGAAAACCCGCGGACGCCTGATCGACGCCTACATCGACGGCCACAAATACTGTTCGGGAAAACGCGCGATCGTCTACGGCGAAGAAGACTTCGTCCTGGCCCTATCCGCCTTCCTCGACGAAATCGGCATAACGCCCGTCGTCGCCGCGACGGGAGCGAAGAACCCTCAATTCGCTCATTGCCTCGCGGCCGCTTCTCCTAACTCGCGCGAAGCCCCCGTCGTCGCTGACGACTCTGATTTCGAAACCGTTCTGAGTATCGCACAGGATATGAAAGCCGACCTCATCATCGGGAACAGCAAGGGCTACCATCTCGCCCGGAATTTAAAGCTGCCTCTCGTCCGCGCGGGCTTTCCCGTCCACGACCGCATGGGCGGCCAGCGCATTCTCCACCTCGGCTACCGGGGAACGCTCTCTCTGTTCGACTCGGTATGCAACGCCCTCATGCAGGCAAAACAGGAATCCGCGGAAAGCGGCTGGACATACATATAGGAGGAACCATGGACTTCTCGAAACACCCCTGCTTCAGCGCGGAAGCGCGCCATACGACGGGACGCATACACCTCCCGGTCGCGCCGAAATGCAA from Teretinema zuelzerae carries:
- a CDS encoding nitrogenase component 1 translates to MKGKEFVSTRNPCKLCAPLGASIAFRGIEGCIPLVHGSQGCSTYIRRYGISHFREPIDIASSNFTESSAIFGGGENLKNAIANVSKQYEPKAIGIASTCLSETMGENIPMYLSQYEASRKGESGGPAIFYASTPSYSGTHMDGFHQAVFAAVKAFAGKPDENGENVQAACDDQPPADARKKINILSGFVSTEDLREIRDIVESFGADCILVPDYSESLDGSSWETYQKLPEGGTKIADIRNMNRAAGTISFDVSAREDRRAGLWLEKEFGVPCAPLYLPVGIEQTDKFFDELSRISGNPVPEKWTKTRGRLIDAYIDGHKYCSGKRAIVYGEEDFVLALSAFLDEIGITPVVAATGAKNPQFAHCLAAASPNSREAPVVADDSDFETVLSIAQDMKADLIIGNSKGYHLARNLKLPLVRAGFPVHDRMGGQRILHLGYRGTLSLFDSVCNALMQAKQESAESGWTYI
- the nifE gene encoding nitrogenase iron-molybdenum cofactor biosynthesis protein NifE, yielding MIGILEERKLQVFENGKDSYGIECGKSSAAGSVSQRACVFCGSRVVLYPIADALHLIHGPIGCAAYTWDIRGSMSSGPELHRMSFSTDLQEREVVYGGEKKLYAALTELIAEYRPKAAFVYSTCIVGLIGDDVESVCRRVERETGIRVLPVHSEGFKGTKKDGYKAACDAVFKLMGTDDETPVSPFSINILGEFNLAGETWIIKDYYRRMGIEVVSCITGDGRVDEIARAHRAKLNVVQCSGSMTSLAKTMKDEYGIPFIRVSYFGIEDMTKALYDVAARFDDELITRNTIDLVSDEVGRLLPRLEKYRANLIGKKAAIYVGGSFKSFSLVKALRHLGMETVVVGSQTGSAEDYEYLKEITKEGTIICDDTNPLELSSFILNKGADLLIGGVKERPIAYKMGIAFCDHNHERKEALAGYEGMINFAREVHDSVTSPVWKFSPARIRARISPDQGGAI